A single genomic interval of Hippoglossus stenolepis isolate QCI-W04-F060 chromosome 24, HSTE1.2, whole genome shotgun sequence harbors:
- the sts gene encoding steryl-sulfatase, whose translation MKSTSLLLLLFLEMSCVSPLESNKPNFVLIMVDDMGIGDLGCYGNKTLRTPNIDQLAREGAKLTHHIAAANLCTPSRAAFLTGRYPIRSGVAGFTNPGVFIFNAASGGLPSQEMTFAKIAKQQGYETALIGKWHLGLSCEHRDDHCHHPSVHGFNYFFGIPLTNLRECQPGHGAEINFFRYLPYRTLAIVLVTAVVLHYCSILTIPRWLIWSLLSLSLVVTALLGGFMMIIPYMNCVLMRDHRVVEQSFTSENLTQTMTKEAVDFIESNSAKPFLLFLSFIQVHTAMFASAAFRGTSQHGIYGDAIHEVDWSVGQMVNALERLKLRENTLVYLTSDQGAHLEETQHGSNGIYKAGKATNWEGGIRVPGILSWPGKIPGGVQIDEPTSNMDLFPTVVHLSGASVPEDREIDGHDLMDLLQKRVERSNHEFLFHYCNAYLNAVRWHPQNSSSVWKAFYFTQNFDPENATTCVQTQVCFCMPGYVTYHSPPLLFDLSKDPSETTPLTPDTEPAFESIVSVMAEAVERHRRSVKPVENQLSVGNVIWKPWLQPCCSTLGQLCQCQH comes from the exons ATGAAGTccacatctctgctgctgctgctcttcttggAGATGAGCTGTGTGTCTCCCCTGGAAAGCAACAAGCCCAACTTTGTCCTGATAATGGTGGATGACATGGGAATTGGAGACCTGGGCTGCTATGGCAATAAAACACTGAG gACCCCCAATATTGACCAGCTGGCACGGGAAGGCGCGAAGCTCACTCACCACATCGCCGCAGCCAACCTGTGCACGCCCAGCAGGGCAGCATTCCTCACCGGACGATACCCGATACGATCAG GTGTAGCTGGTTTTACAAATCCTGGGGTCTTTATATTTAATGCAGCATCCGGAGGTCTTCCCAGCCAGGAGATGACCTTTGCTAAGATTGCAAAACAACAAGGCTACGAGACGGCTCTAATAG GAAAATGGCACCTTGGACTTAGCTGTGAACACAGAGACGATCACTGCCACCACCCCAGCGTCCATGGCTTCAACTACTTCTTCGGTATCCCGCTGACCAACCTGCGGGAATGCCAGCCAGGACATGGCGCCGAGATCAACTTCTTCAGATATCTACCCTACAGGACACTGGCCATTGTATTGGTCACCGCCGTCGTACTCCACTACTGCAGCATCCTCACCATCCCTAGATGGCTGATTTGGAGCCTGCTGTCTCTGTCGCTCGTGGTCACGGCTCTGTTGGGAGGATTCATGATGATCATCCCGTACATGAACTGTGTCCTCATGAGGGACCATAGAGTTGTGGAGCAGTCATTCACATCTGAAAACCTGACACAGACGATGACTAAAGAGGCCGTGGACTTCATTGAGAG caACTCAGCGAAGCctttcctgctgtttttgtctttcatcCAAGTGCACACGGCCATGTTTGCCTCGGCAGCGTTCAGAGGGACAAGCCAACACGGCATCTATGGAGACGCCATCCATGAGGTGGACTGGAGTGTAG GTCAGATGGTGAACGCTCTGGAAAGACtcaaactgagagaaaacacTCTGGTTTACCTGACTTCGGACCAGGGGGCTCATCTGGAGGAAACCCAACATGGATCCAATGGAATATATAAAG CAGGGAAAGCCACAAATTGGGAGGGAGGGATCCGGGTCCCCGGGATTCTTAGCTGGCCAGGAAAAATCCCCGGGGGCGTACAGATAGACGAGCCCACCAGCAACATGGACCTGTTTCCTACAGTGGTACACCTGAGTGGAGCTTCAGTCCCGGAGGACAG GGAGATCGATGGCCATGACCTCATGGATTTGCTCCAGAAGAGAGTTGAAAGGTCGAACCACGAGTTTCTGTTCCATTACTGCAACGCCTACTTGAATGCAGTCAGATGGCACCCCCAAAACA GTAGCTCAGTGTGGAAAGCCTTTTACTTCACACAAAACTTCGACCCGGAGAACGCGACGACGTGTGTCCAGACACAAGTCTGCTTTTGCATGCCGGGCTACGTGACCTATCACAGTCCTCCGCTACTCTTCGACCTCTCGAAGGACCCATCGGAGACCACGCCGCTGACACCTGACACCGAACCAGCCTTCGAGTCCATTGTGTCTGTGATGGCGGAGGCCGTGGAGAGGCACCGGAGATCGGTGAAGCCCGTGGAGAACCAATTATCTGTAGGGAACGTGATATGGAAGCCCTGGCTGCAGCCATGCTGCTCCACACTTGGACAGTTATGTCAGTGCCAGCATTAG